One window of the Populus trichocarpa isolate Nisqually-1 chromosome 9, P.trichocarpa_v4.1, whole genome shotgun sequence genome contains the following:
- the LOC7481501 gene encoding proliferating cell nuclear antigen has protein sequence MLELRLVQGSLLKKVLESIKDLVNDANFDFSSSGFSLQSMDSSHVALVALLLKSEGFEHYRCDRNTSMGMNLGNMSKMLKCAGNDDIITIKGDDGSDTVTFMFESPTQDKIADFEMKLMDIDSEHLGIPEAEYHAIVKMPSAEFARICKDLASIGDTVVISVTKEGVKFSTRGDIGTANIVLRQKTTVDKPEDATVIEMNEPVSMTFALRYMNSFTKATPLSNTVTISMSPDLPVVVEYKIAEMGYVRFYLAPKMEEDEPEPGA, from the exons ATGTTGGAGCTGAGGCTGGTACAGGGATCTCTTCTTAAGAAAGTCTTAGAGTCCATCAAGGATCTGGTCAACGATGCAAACTTTGACTTCTCGTCCTCTGGGTTCTCTCTCCAGTCCATGGATTCCAGCCACGTTGCCCTGGTGGCTCTACTCCTCAAATCGGAGGGTTTTGAGCACTACCGCTGCGACCGTAACACGTCAATGGGCATGAATCTTGGTAACATGTCTAAGATGTTAAAGTGCGCTGGTAACGATGACATCATCACCATCAAAGGCGACGATGGGAGTGATACTGTCACTTTCATGTTTGAAAGTCCCA CACAGGACAAAATTGCTGATTTTGAGATGAAGTTGATGGACATTGATAGTGAGCACCTTGGAATTCCAGAGGCAGAATACCATGCTATTGTTAAGATGCCTTCAGCTGAGTTTGCTAGGATTTGTAAAGACCTTGCTAGCATTGGTGATACAG TTGTGATCTCTGTGACAAAGGAGGGTGTTAAGTTCTCCACAAGAGGTGATATTGGAACTGCAAATATCGTCCTGAGGCAGAAAACCACTGTTGACAAG CCAGAAGATGCAACAGTCATTGAGATGAATGAGCCAGTGTCGATGACATTTGCACTGAGGTACATGAACTCCTTCACCAAGGCAACCCCACTGTCAAACACAGTTACAATCAGCATGTCTCCAGACCTGCCTGTTGTGGTTGAGTACAAGATTGCTGAAATGGGCTATGTCAGATTCTACCTGGCTCCCAAGATGGAAGAGGATGAGCCTGAACCCGGAGCCTAA
- the LOC7468591 gene encoding protein GRAVITROPIC IN THE LIGHT 1 isoform X2: MANKISSNFSDLIQRVAASCLLHPLAAGRQESGNNVAGNGEEVCEYETDECEELSEEEQEMREKGGRVNGNWDFNVTSGMVVPMERVMEMEMLMNEVFDSVSAMKRAYGSLQEAHCPWDPERLRVADVAVVGELRRLAFLRERFRRCVSVGSDGGRRRGVGVGGDGVGMLREVVAPYEAAVEDLKKEVKAREVEVENLKEKLRSVTSLSSDGSGKKGRSQSRRKVSCSLGVQVAAAPAPELFELTMSQVKRTSKSFTSLLLTFMRAAHWDIAAAVRSIEAATTTTDNLTTSTTAITSTIASHHAKYALESYISRKVFQGFDHETFYMDGSLSSLLNPDQFRRDCFAQYRDMKAMDPIELLGILPTCHFGKFCSKRYLEIVHPKMEESLFGNLEQRQQVLTGSHPRSEFYGEFLGLAKAIWLLHLLAFSLDPAPSQFEASRGAEFHPQYMESVVKFSSGRIPAGHIVGFPVSPGFKLGNRSVIKASVYLFPRA; this comes from the exons ATGGCAAACAAAATCTCATCCAATTTCTCCGATCTAATCCAACGAGTAGCAGCTTCCTGTTTGCTCCATCCACTCGCCGCTGGTCGACAGGAATCTGGAAATAATGTTGCCGGAAATGGTGAAGAAGTGTGTGAATATGAAACGGATGAATGCGAGGAGTTGTCCGAAGAGGAGCAGGaaatgagagagaagggagggaGAGTTAATGGTAATTGGGATTTTAATGTTACGAGCGGAATGGTGGTGCCGATGGAGAGAgtgatggagatggagatgCTGATGAATGAGGTGTTTGATTCGGTATCGGCGATGAAGAGGGCTTATGGGAGTTTACAAGAGGCGCATTGCCCGTGGGACCCGGAGAGGTTAAGGGTTGCCGATGTGGCGGTGGTAGGGGAGTTGAGGAGGTTGgcttttttgagagagagattTAGGAGGTGTGTTAGTGTTGGTAGTGATGGAGGGAGGAGGAGAggtgttggtgttggtggtGATGGAGTGGGGATGTTGAGGGAGGTTGTGGCGCCTTATGAGGCTGCGGTGGAAGATCTGAAGAAGGAAGTGAAGGCGagggaggtggaggtggagaaTTTAAAGGAAAAGCTGAGGAGTGTTACTAGCTTGAGCAGTGATGGGAGTGGAAAGAAGGGGAGGTCCCAGTCAAGGAGGAAAGTTAGCTGCTCTCTTGGTGTTCAAG TTGCAGCAGCCCCAGCCCCAGAGCTATTTGAATTAACGATGAGCCAAGTGAAAAGGACATCAAAGTCCTTCACGTCGCTTCTCCTGACCTTCATGCGTGCTGCCCACTGGGACATTGCTGCAGCCGTTCGTTCTATTGAAGCTGCCACCACAACCACTGACAATTTGACCACCAGTACCACTGCTATCACCTCCACCATTGCAAGCCACCATGCCAAGTATGCTCTGGAGTCCTACATTTCTCGCAAGGTCTTCCAAGGCTTTGACCATGAAACCTTCTACATGGATGGAAGCCTCTCCTCGCTTCTCAACCCAGACCAGTTCCGCCGTGACTGCTTTGCTCAGTATCGTGATATGAAGGCCATGGACCCCATTGAACTTCTTGGAATCTTGCCAACATGTCATTTTGGAAAATTCTGCTCCAAGAGGTACCTGGAAATTGTTCATCCGAAAATGGAGGAGTCCTTGTTCGGAAACTTGGAGCAGCGCCAGCAAGTACTCACTGGCAGCCATCCAAGGAGTGAGTTTTATGGAGAGTTCTTGGGGCTGGCCAAGGCCATTTGGTTGCTTCACTTGCTGGCCTTCTCACTCGACCCTGCACCAAGTCAATTCGAGGCAAGTAGGGGAGCTGAGTTTCATCCACAATATATGGAGAGTGTTGTGAAGTTTTCTAGTGGTCGGATTCCAGCTGGTCATATTGTGGGATTCCCTGTTAGCCCCGGATTCAAGCTTGGAAACAGATCGGTTATCAAGGCTAGTGTTTACCTATTTCCCAGAGCATGA
- the LOC7468591 gene encoding protein GRAVITROPIC IN THE LIGHT 1 isoform X1, with protein MFSGIFLCSMRPDSARKKKSSQLEAEDNISSSSNNNLNFLYSFPLDRDPVVSVKPARLTASRSGHNHNPRNCEVKPKKKGEMANKISSNFSDLIQRVAASCLLHPLAAGRQESGNNVAGNGEEVCEYETDECEELSEEEQEMREKGGRVNGNWDFNVTSGMVVPMERVMEMEMLMNEVFDSVSAMKRAYGSLQEAHCPWDPERLRVADVAVVGELRRLAFLRERFRRCVSVGSDGGRRRGVGVGGDGVGMLREVVAPYEAAVEDLKKEVKAREVEVENLKEKLRSVTSLSSDGSGKKGRSQSRRKVSCSLGVQVAAAPAPELFELTMSQVKRTSKSFTSLLLTFMRAAHWDIAAAVRSIEAATTTTDNLTTSTTAITSTIASHHAKYALESYISRKVFQGFDHETFYMDGSLSSLLNPDQFRRDCFAQYRDMKAMDPIELLGILPTCHFGKFCSKRYLEIVHPKMEESLFGNLEQRQQVLTGSHPRSEFYGEFLGLAKAIWLLHLLAFSLDPAPSQFEASRGAEFHPQYMESVVKFSSGRIPAGHIVGFPVSPGFKLGNRSVIKASVYLFPRA; from the exons ATGTTCTCCGGTATCTTCCTTTGTTCCATGCGTCCTGACAGTGCAAG GAAGAAGAAAAGCAGCCAGCTGGAAGCAGAGGACAAcattagcagcagcagcaacaacaacctTAACTTCTTATACTCCTTTCCATTAGACAGAGACCCAGTAGTTAGTGTGAAGCCAGCAAGGTTGACCGCTTCACGATCTGGTCATAACCATAACCCCAG GAACTGTGAGGTAAAGCCAAAGAAGAAGGGAGAAATGGCAAACAAAATCTCATCCAATTTCTCCGATCTAATCCAACGAGTAGCAGCTTCCTGTTTGCTCCATCCACTCGCCGCTGGTCGACAGGAATCTGGAAATAATGTTGCCGGAAATGGTGAAGAAGTGTGTGAATATGAAACGGATGAATGCGAGGAGTTGTCCGAAGAGGAGCAGGaaatgagagagaagggagggaGAGTTAATGGTAATTGGGATTTTAATGTTACGAGCGGAATGGTGGTGCCGATGGAGAGAgtgatggagatggagatgCTGATGAATGAGGTGTTTGATTCGGTATCGGCGATGAAGAGGGCTTATGGGAGTTTACAAGAGGCGCATTGCCCGTGGGACCCGGAGAGGTTAAGGGTTGCCGATGTGGCGGTGGTAGGGGAGTTGAGGAGGTTGgcttttttgagagagagattTAGGAGGTGTGTTAGTGTTGGTAGTGATGGAGGGAGGAGGAGAggtgttggtgttggtggtGATGGAGTGGGGATGTTGAGGGAGGTTGTGGCGCCTTATGAGGCTGCGGTGGAAGATCTGAAGAAGGAAGTGAAGGCGagggaggtggaggtggagaaTTTAAAGGAAAAGCTGAGGAGTGTTACTAGCTTGAGCAGTGATGGGAGTGGAAAGAAGGGGAGGTCCCAGTCAAGGAGGAAAGTTAGCTGCTCTCTTGGTGTTCAAG TTGCAGCAGCCCCAGCCCCAGAGCTATTTGAATTAACGATGAGCCAAGTGAAAAGGACATCAAAGTCCTTCACGTCGCTTCTCCTGACCTTCATGCGTGCTGCCCACTGGGACATTGCTGCAGCCGTTCGTTCTATTGAAGCTGCCACCACAACCACTGACAATTTGACCACCAGTACCACTGCTATCACCTCCACCATTGCAAGCCACCATGCCAAGTATGCTCTGGAGTCCTACATTTCTCGCAAGGTCTTCCAAGGCTTTGACCATGAAACCTTCTACATGGATGGAAGCCTCTCCTCGCTTCTCAACCCAGACCAGTTCCGCCGTGACTGCTTTGCTCAGTATCGTGATATGAAGGCCATGGACCCCATTGAACTTCTTGGAATCTTGCCAACATGTCATTTTGGAAAATTCTGCTCCAAGAGGTACCTGGAAATTGTTCATCCGAAAATGGAGGAGTCCTTGTTCGGAAACTTGGAGCAGCGCCAGCAAGTACTCACTGGCAGCCATCCAAGGAGTGAGTTTTATGGAGAGTTCTTGGGGCTGGCCAAGGCCATTTGGTTGCTTCACTTGCTGGCCTTCTCACTCGACCCTGCACCAAGTCAATTCGAGGCAAGTAGGGGAGCTGAGTTTCATCCACAATATATGGAGAGTGTTGTGAAGTTTTCTAGTGGTCGGATTCCAGCTGGTCATATTGTGGGATTCCCTGTTAGCCCCGGATTCAAGCTTGGAAACAGATCGGTTATCAAGGCTAGTGTTTACCTATTTCCCAGAGCATGA